One genomic window of Syntrophus gentianae includes the following:
- a CDS encoding IclR family transcriptional regulator: protein MPPAYKSVPAIEKCFTILNLFSKTDKYLGISEISKQLTLNKSTVFNIIYTLVDLKVLDDLGDGKFGFGPHFFILGSTSGKRSRLLQVVHPYLERINKETRLPAFLGIRSHLQTVLIDKADWAHGITLSSAIGMQMPVLGGVGIKAMLSLLHQDEVEKLIGSTTLERFTDHSITDKGKYIEVIDKVRREGIAFDREEYVEGMLAAGVPIKPHNRQIQAAVWIVGLQHQLPEESLLKEGELLKGIAQEINQRLGW from the coding sequence ATGCCCCCCGCCTATAAAAGCGTACCGGCTATAGAAAAATGCTTCACCATTCTGAATCTTTTTTCAAAAACCGATAAATACCTTGGAATCAGTGAGATTTCCAAACAACTGACGCTGAACAAAAGTACCGTATTCAATATCATCTATACCCTTGTCGACCTGAAGGTACTCGATGACCTGGGTGATGGCAAATTCGGCTTCGGGCCCCACTTCTTCATTCTGGGCAGTACATCCGGCAAACGCTCCAGGTTGCTCCAGGTCGTCCATCCTTACCTGGAAAGAATCAATAAAGAGACAAGACTTCCGGCATTCCTTGGAATACGGTCCCATTTACAAACGGTGCTGATCGACAAGGCGGATTGGGCCCACGGGATTACCCTGTCTTCAGCAATTGGCATGCAGATGCCTGTTCTCGGAGGGGTGGGAATCAAGGCCATGCTGTCTCTGCTTCACCAGGACGAAGTGGAGAAACTCATTGGAAGCACCACTCTGGAGAGATTCACCGACCATTCAATCACGGATAAAGGCAAATACATCGAGGTGATCGACAAGGTCCGTAGAGAAGGGATCGCCTTCGACAGGGAGGAGTATGTAGAGGGGATGTTGGCTGCGGGAGTGCCCATCAAACCACATAACCGTCAAATCCAGGCTGCCGTCTGGATCGTGGGACTGCAGCATCAGTTACCAGAAGAATCGTTGTTGAAGGAAGGGGAACTGCTCAAGGGGATAGCCCAGGAAATCAATCAAAGGTTGGGATGGTAG
- a CDS encoding acetate--CoA ligase family protein, with the protein MDEQLQTNGHIAAAKLIKEALACGKSALDEWQSKALFAAYGIPVPVGVLVNSQTEAVAAAKRIGGRLVMKGVGTDIQHKTEAGLVVLGVEGSEAVADTYRLLEQRSAGALEAVLVEQMVDGNREFMVGMKRDPVFGPVVAFGLGGVLTEALGDVVLALAPVDDRDAAELPDLIKTRRLLGSFRGYPPVDRTALTKIIQAIGQMALDHPEIAEIDVNPVLVQDDQPIAADALIILSPAPAPKQEKHEFKSNLRALLAPRSIAVVGASEDVAKWGGSALRNILDGGYSGKVYPVNSRGGVFFGRQAFENLEALPEAPDLALLAVGSHQAASMLEQCGRKGIPAAILIAAGFSETGASGAEAEREIARIATEGGVTLMGPNCMGLISNEVQLHAVGFVSLHPPKGYLSFVSQSGNLGVMTTNNCQRRGIGIDKFASVGNEAQIGAVDVLEYLRDDPNTSCVMMYVEGIDDGQRFLEIARRTTAVKPVVVIRAGLTEFGSKAAASHTGALAGSAAVWEAAARRAGVVTCTTVQDVVDLGTCLAYLPLPRGRRIAVVTQGGGAGVRAADEIARHGLRLAELPAELYASLDAILPPFWSRRNPLDLVASAGGDVGPRVLKAVTECDAVDAVIVLSLLGVPTSATEDRAKTADGEFAGLIPWENSLLLHVAELMESTGKPILNVPDSPIRGSVFDFGKRYSPIVLSSPQAAALALDRMEWYNSHRRDRK; encoded by the coding sequence ATGGATGAACAGCTACAGACGAACGGCCACATTGCAGCCGCAAAATTGATAAAGGAGGCCTTGGCTTGTGGAAAATCGGCCCTGGATGAGTGGCAATCAAAGGCCCTGTTCGCGGCCTACGGCATCCCTGTCCCGGTTGGCGTTCTGGTGAACAGCCAAACCGAGGCTGTCGCCGCCGCCAAGCGGATCGGAGGCAGGCTGGTGATGAAGGGGGTCGGCACCGATATTCAGCACAAGACCGAAGCCGGACTCGTGGTGCTCGGCGTCGAGGGCTCGGAGGCCGTGGCCGATACATACCGCCTGCTGGAGCAGCGTTCTGCTGGCGCTCTGGAGGCAGTGCTGGTAGAGCAGATGGTCGATGGGAACCGGGAATTCATGGTTGGAATGAAGCGCGACCCCGTGTTCGGGCCGGTGGTGGCCTTTGGACTGGGCGGCGTGCTGACGGAGGCCCTGGGCGACGTGGTTCTGGCCCTTGCACCTGTTGACGACCGGGACGCGGCGGAACTGCCGGACCTGATCAAGACCAGGCGCCTGCTCGGTTCCTTCCGTGGCTATCCCCCGGTGGACCGGACGGCCCTCACGAAGATCATCCAGGCAATCGGCCAGATGGCCCTTGATCATCCCGAGATCGCCGAAATCGATGTGAATCCGGTCCTTGTTCAAGACGATCAGCCCATTGCCGCCGATGCCCTGATCATCCTTTCCCCGGCCCCTGCACCGAAGCAGGAGAAACATGAATTCAAGAGCAATCTGCGGGCGCTCCTCGCCCCTCGTTCCATTGCCGTCGTGGGCGCCTCTGAGGATGTGGCGAAGTGGGGCGGTTCGGCCCTGCGCAATATCCTGGACGGTGGCTATTCGGGAAAAGTGTATCCCGTCAATTCCAGAGGAGGCGTCTTCTTCGGCCGCCAGGCCTTTGAGAACCTGGAGGCGTTGCCCGAGGCCCCCGACCTGGCACTGCTGGCCGTGGGAAGCCATCAGGCGGCTTCCATGCTTGAACAGTGCGGTCGCAAGGGGATACCGGCAGCCATCCTGATCGCCGCGGGATTTTCCGAAACAGGGGCATCCGGCGCCGAAGCCGAGCGGGAGATCGCCCGGATCGCCACCGAGGGTGGGGTCACACTCATGGGGCCGAACTGTATGGGCCTGATCTCCAATGAGGTCCAACTGCATGCCGTCGGGTTCGTCTCCCTCCATCCGCCCAAGGGATATTTGAGCTTTGTGTCGCAGTCTGGCAACCTCGGGGTCATGACCACGAACAACTGCCAGCGTCGCGGAATCGGCATCGATAAGTTCGCCAGCGTGGGAAATGAGGCCCAGATCGGGGCGGTGGACGTTCTTGAGTACCTGCGCGACGATCCGAACACGTCATGCGTCATGATGTATGTCGAAGGCATTGACGATGGGCAGCGCTTCCTGGAGATCGCCCGGCGCACCACGGCGGTCAAACCCGTTGTAGTGATTCGCGCCGGCCTGACCGAGTTCGGCAGCAAAGCGGCGGCATCGCACACCGGCGCGCTGGCTGGATCCGCTGCTGTATGGGAGGCAGCCGCACGGCGGGCGGGAGTCGTCACCTGCACCACGGTGCAGGACGTGGTTGACCTCGGGACCTGTCTGGCCTACTTGCCACTGCCCAGGGGACGGCGGATCGCGGTGGTAACCCAGGGAGGCGGAGCCGGCGTCAGGGCGGCGGATGAAATCGCCCGCCACGGTTTGAGGCTGGCTGAGCTGCCCGCTGAGCTCTATGCATCTCTCGATGCGATTCTCCCCCCGTTCTGGAGCCGGCGGAATCCGCTGGATCTCGTGGCCTCCGCCGGTGGAGATGTGGGGCCGCGGGTTCTCAAGGCCGTGACTGAGTGCGACGCGGTCGATGCGGTGATCGTGCTTTCCCTGCTGGGCGTTCCCACCAGCGCCACAGAGGACCGAGCCAAGACCGCCGACGGAGAGTTTGCCGGACTTATCCCCTGGGAAAATTCGCTTTTATTGCACGTGGCGGAACTCATGGAGTCCACGGGCAAACCGATTCTCAACGTGCCTGACTCGCCAATCCGCGGCTCAGTGTTCGATTTCGGCAAGCGTTACAGCCCGATCGTCCTGTCATCACCACAGGCTGCGGCATTGGCCCTTGATCGGATGGAATGGTATAACTCCCATCGGCGCGACCGCAAATGA
- the uvrC gene encoding excinuclease ABC subunit UvrC yields MKKELESRISSAPRTPGVYLMKDASGKVLYVGKAKDLKSRIRAYFGGTDSRAMIPFLVSRISDLEFIVTETEKEALILENNLIKEHRPRYNVYFRDDKAYFNVRVDLNEPFPRFQMVRRPRKDRAKYFGPYPSSASARETLQFLQSLFPLRTCRDAELNGRTRPCLEYQIRRCLAPCVGRIDSEDYLRMVRDGIVFLEGREKKLLGELKKRMTQAAEEMNFEEAAQLRDRIGAIERTLEKQRMVSRTTKDQDIFGLYREGPLIQVCVLLIRSGKILGSQPLPVLKYEGETKDMLSSLLVQYYDSAAEIPQEILIPYSLEDQEIMNEYLEERRGKALSLLVPRRGRGLELLRIAQQNAEHRLKMERKSFEDPEASLPLLMEKLHLRRFPEKIEAFDISNIGGRLAVASMVTFCGGRPWKSGYRRFRIRTVEGADDYAMMYEALKRRYSTGENMPDLIVVDGGKGQLAVALSLLKDLSISGPDVIGLAKERADSVVSGGGVNKSEDRVYLPHKKEALYLSRWPSVLFLLQRIRDEAHRFAVSYHRHLKTKSDFLSQLDNIPGIGAVRKKTLLRYFGDIQKIREAPLEELAAVKGIGKEMGEKIFAFFHEGKDEAPK; encoded by the coding sequence ATGAAAAAGGAACTGGAAAGCCGCATTTCCTCCGCGCCAAGGACTCCCGGCGTCTATCTCATGAAGGATGCCTCCGGAAAAGTCCTTTATGTCGGAAAGGCCAAGGATCTCAAAAGCCGGATTCGCGCCTACTTTGGCGGGACCGATTCCCGGGCAATGATTCCTTTCCTCGTTTCGCGAATTTCCGATCTCGAGTTCATCGTGACGGAAACGGAAAAAGAGGCCCTCATCCTTGAAAACAACCTGATCAAGGAACACCGTCCCCGGTACAACGTCTATTTTCGTGACGACAAGGCCTATTTCAACGTCCGGGTGGATCTGAACGAACCCTTTCCCCGGTTTCAAATGGTCCGGCGTCCTCGAAAAGACAGGGCGAAATACTTCGGACCCTATCCTTCCAGCGCCTCGGCCCGCGAAACCCTCCAGTTCCTGCAGTCTCTTTTTCCTCTGCGGACGTGCCGGGATGCGGAGCTGAACGGACGCACTCGGCCCTGTCTGGAATATCAGATCAGGCGTTGCCTTGCGCCCTGCGTCGGCCGCATCGATTCTGAAGATTATCTCCGAATGGTCCGGGACGGCATCGTGTTTCTCGAGGGGCGGGAGAAAAAACTTCTCGGCGAGCTGAAAAAGCGGATGACGCAGGCAGCGGAGGAGATGAATTTTGAAGAGGCGGCCCAGCTGCGTGACCGGATCGGCGCTATTGAGCGGACCCTGGAAAAACAGCGCATGGTCTCAAGGACGACAAAGGATCAGGATATTTTCGGTCTGTACCGGGAAGGCCCCCTCATTCAGGTTTGCGTTCTCCTGATCCGTTCAGGGAAAATTCTGGGGAGCCAGCCCTTGCCCGTGCTGAAATATGAAGGGGAAACAAAAGACATGCTCTCTTCCCTGCTTGTGCAGTATTATGACTCCGCCGCGGAGATTCCCCAGGAAATTCTGATTCCGTATTCTCTTGAAGACCAGGAAATCATGAACGAGTATCTCGAGGAAAGGCGAGGGAAAGCCCTGTCGCTCCTCGTCCCCCGGAGGGGGCGGGGCCTGGAACTTCTTCGGATTGCCCAACAGAATGCTGAACATCGTCTGAAGATGGAACGAAAATCCTTTGAAGATCCGGAGGCGTCTCTGCCCCTGCTGATGGAAAAACTGCATCTACGCCGCTTTCCGGAAAAAATCGAGGCTTTTGATATCTCCAACATCGGCGGCCGGCTTGCCGTCGCCTCCATGGTGACCTTCTGCGGAGGCCGACCCTGGAAATCCGGATATCGCCGTTTTCGCATCCGCACGGTCGAAGGGGCGGATGATTACGCCATGATGTACGAGGCCCTGAAAAGAAGGTATTCAACAGGGGAAAATATGCCCGACCTGATCGTTGTGGACGGCGGGAAAGGTCAACTGGCTGTCGCCTTGTCCCTGCTGAAGGATCTGTCGATTTCGGGACCGGACGTCATCGGTCTGGCCAAGGAAAGGGCAGATAGCGTCGTGTCCGGGGGAGGGGTCAACAAAAGCGAGGACAGGGTGTACCTGCCCCATAAGAAAGAGGCGCTTTATCTGAGCCGCTGGCCTTCCGTGCTTTTCCTCCTTCAGCGCATCCGGGATGAAGCCCATCGCTTTGCCGTTTCCTATCATCGACATTTGAAGACAAAAAGTGACTTTCTCTCCCAGCTGGATAACATCCCGGGGATAGGGGCCGTCCGCAAAAAAACCCTTCTTCGGTATTTCGGGGATATTCAAAAGATAAGAGAGGCTCCGCTGGAAGAGCTGGCGGCGGTTAAGGGAATCGGAAAAGAGATGGGAGAAAAGATTTTTGCCTTCTTTCACGAAGGAAAAGACGAGGCCCCGAAGTGA
- a CDS encoding alpha/beta hydrolase, with product MPNYEEFDRDPELLTFIFYPRRGVDPCPSYASDVIIQAADEIFISCRFYSVDAGNPWILYFHGNGEIASDYDQIAPFYLQKKINLVVADYRGYGLSSGMPSLGNMLEDCHPIFTAVRKELSRQGYAGKLWIMGRSLGSLSALELAASHPDEINGIILESGFTSILPILRHLFLPPLADQSLLEQIRKEASELVGKIFLPALVIHGDRDTLVPLQEGRNLYEGLGSSQKRLLIIPNSDHNTIIFTHPDLYFGAISEFIEKTV from the coding sequence ATGCCGAATTACGAGGAATTTGACAGAGATCCCGAGTTACTGACCTTTATTTTTTATCCCCGCAGGGGTGTTGATCCCTGCCCGTCTTACGCATCCGACGTCATCATCCAGGCGGCTGACGAAATTTTCATCTCCTGCCGCTTTTATTCCGTGGATGCCGGAAATCCATGGATTCTCTATTTTCATGGCAATGGGGAGATTGCCAGCGACTATGATCAGATTGCGCCGTTCTATTTGCAGAAGAAAATCAACCTGGTCGTAGCGGATTATCGAGGTTACGGGTTGAGTTCCGGGATGCCCTCCCTCGGGAATATGCTGGAGGATTGTCACCCGATCTTTACCGCGGTCCGCAAGGAACTTTCCCGGCAAGGATATGCCGGAAAGCTCTGGATCATGGGAAGATCGCTGGGCAGCCTCTCCGCTCTTGAACTTGCCGCCTCCCACCCGGACGAAATCAACGGCATCATTCTGGAAAGCGGGTTCACCAGCATTCTTCCCATCTTGCGCCATCTCTTCCTTCCCCCTCTTGCAGATCAAAGCCTCCTCGAACAGATCAGGAAAGAGGCGTCGGAGTTGGTTGGAAAAATTTTCCTGCCTGCGCTTGTGATCCACGGCGATCGGGACACTCTTGTCCCGCTTCAGGAAGGCCGGAACCTTTATGAAGGCCTGGGCTCCTCTCAAAAGCGTCTCCTCATCATTCCGAATTCAGATCACAACACGATCATTTTTACACACCCTGATCTGTACTTCGGCGCCATTTCAGAATTCATTGAAAAAACGGTTTGA
- a CDS encoding J domain-containing protein has translation MNDLVAIKEKRKNRCLACGETIQRGRRKYCSTDCRQRLRNKLDLRTGLVQALNAQYATFYFSELLIIMDMIPFSSREIYSFSFPRSRGKKPADDFSRMADHLGEIWWAEQRRTNKKYLASKFLLERAVRNTSSVSCVKPYEVRTPSIQKKSLQHLNLDSGQLNRGDPQQVIRNAYRRQVKIHHPDLGGDADMFRKIQTAYESLTLWAKNPTFVKRRGFPDKWFYDGNTNKWLQPISL, from the coding sequence GTGAATGACCTTGTAGCGATAAAAGAAAAAAGAAAGAACCGCTGTTTAGCCTGCGGGGAAACAATCCAGCGCGGCCGGAGGAAATACTGCTCTACGGATTGCCGGCAACGGTTGCGCAATAAGCTGGATCTGCGCACAGGTCTGGTTCAGGCGTTAAACGCCCAGTATGCCACCTTTTATTTTTCTGAACTGCTGATTATAATGGACATGATTCCCTTCAGCTCCCGCGAAATCTACAGTTTTTCCTTTCCCCGCAGCCGGGGTAAGAAGCCGGCCGATGATTTCAGCCGGATGGCCGATCATCTGGGCGAGATATGGTGGGCGGAACAGCGGCGGACCAACAAGAAATATCTGGCTTCAAAGTTTCTGCTGGAGCGGGCTGTTCGAAACACCTCTTCGGTGTCTTGTGTCAAACCCTATGAAGTGCGGACGCCGTCCATTCAAAAAAAGTCTCTTCAGCATCTCAACCTGGATTCCGGACAACTCAATCGTGGCGATCCACAGCAGGTCATTCGCAATGCCTACCGTCGGCAGGTTAAAATTCACCATCCCGATCTTGGTGGAGATGCGGACATGTTTCGAAAGATACAGACCGCCTATGAGTCTCTGACCCTCTGGGCCAAAAATCCAACCTTCGTCAAACGTCGCGGTTTTCCGGATAAATGGTTCTACGACGGAAACACGAACAAATGGTTGCAGCCCATATCTTTATAG
- a CDS encoding flavodoxin family protein, with protein sequence MKILGLVGSVRQSGNSEILTKEALLGAEEEGAQVEILRLTDYRVEPCKGCAACLLQERDCVIKDDANFIFAKMAESDGIIVGVPCYILEATAIIKQLIDRGFAPMQQNIMRGKVGGVIVPYATRGWTQNVFQMTNTWLLALGIQVIDQLLIHVQGLSEAPLIQDALEKSRNLGRQVVRAIQTGDASFQGEEGICPICHDRNIRILKDMETVECPVCAVRGSLKIEDGKIRVVFTPEAIARHRWSVENLQRHFSYHLKPSKDFFIKTKTQRKEMAQKYKDYLKKS encoded by the coding sequence ATGAAGATACTGGGGCTTGTTGGGAGCGTGCGTCAGTCTGGCAATTCGGAAATCCTGACCAAGGAAGCGCTCCTGGGTGCGGAAGAAGAGGGCGCCCAGGTCGAAATCCTGCGTCTGACCGATTATCGTGTGGAACCCTGTAAGGGATGTGCCGCTTGTCTTCTTCAGGAAAGGGACTGTGTGATCAAGGACGATGCCAATTTCATTTTTGCCAAAATGGCCGAAAGTGACGGCATCATCGTCGGGGTGCCCTGCTATATCCTGGAGGCGACGGCCATTATCAAACAGTTGATTGATCGTGGATTTGCCCCCATGCAGCAGAACATAATGCGGGGAAAGGTCGGGGGCGTGATCGTCCCCTATGCCACCAGGGGCTGGACCCAGAATGTCTTTCAGATGACCAATACCTGGCTCCTTGCCCTGGGGATCCAGGTCATCGACCAATTGCTTATTCATGTCCAGGGCCTCAGTGAAGCGCCTCTTATCCAGGATGCCCTGGAGAAATCCCGGAACCTGGGCAGGCAGGTTGTTCGGGCCATTCAAACGGGAGATGCCTCCTTTCAGGGCGAAGAAGGGATCTGTCCGATCTGTCACGACCGGAATATCCGGATCCTGAAGGATATGGAAACCGTCGAGTGCCCTGTCTGCGCCGTAAGGGGCAGTCTCAAAATCGAAGACGGCAAGATCAGGGTCGTCTTTACGCCGGAAGCCATTGCGCGGCACCGCTGGTCGGTGGAAAATCTTCAGCGCCATTTTTCCTATCACCTGAAGCCCTCCAAGGATTTCTTCATCAAGACGAAGACGCAGCGGAAGGAAATGGCCCAGAAATACAAGGATTATCTGAAAAAATCCTAG
- a CDS encoding (4Fe-4S)-binding protein has product MAKVKKIVKKITVDADLCNGCRSCEVMCSAAHSTPLWSTYNPARARVQVIRIPLKDIYMPVFAGEYTPAECAGRVSYNIDDKEYEECAFCRAVCPSRGRFVEPDSGLPLGCDFCESVENQNEPVCVDWCIRDVLKYEEREEEVEEQLKINEVETGLSAMADKFGWDKILRTAVRLTQKA; this is encoded by the coding sequence ATGGCCAAAGTTAAGAAGATCGTAAAGAAAATTACCGTTGACGCGGATCTGTGCAACGGCTGCCGGTCATGCGAAGTCATGTGTTCCGCCGCTCATTCCACACCGCTATGGAGCACCTATAATCCGGCGAGGGCCCGTGTTCAGGTCATTCGTATCCCACTGAAGGACATCTACATGCCGGTATTTGCCGGGGAGTATACCCCGGCGGAATGCGCAGGCAGAGTCAGCTATAACATTGACGACAAGGAATACGAAGAATGCGCCTTCTGCCGGGCAGTCTGCCCGTCCCGGGGAAGGTTTGTTGAACCCGATTCCGGTCTCCCGCTGGGATGCGATTTCTGCGAAAGTGTTGAGAATCAGAACGAGCCGGTCTGTGTGGATTGGTGCATCCGTGACGTTCTTAAATACGAGGAGCGGGAGGAGGAAGTGGAGGAACAACTGAAGATTAATGAGGTAGAGACAGGGTTGTCTGCCATGGCAGACAAATTCGGTTGGGACAAGATCCTGCGGACAGCTGTCCGGCTGACGCAGAAGGCCTGA
- a CDS encoding TetR/AcrR family transcriptional regulator has product MAKINRKDLRRKQIIEAAIDVFGNGNFHEASITEIARKANISEGTIYFYFKNKEDLFFAIPAQKIEEFCEELEFQLEGIQDAFNKLKKYTWFYLFHFKTNPAYARSLMLEMHVNKNFYNSKTSVQSKRATDKALEIIRQGQEEGLFRKDIDEEVIQALLLGMLEYRVTKWVLKDQAYDLLENYGDICEVIFNGIKSSENI; this is encoded by the coding sequence TTGGCAAAGATTAACAGGAAAGATTTACGAAGAAAACAAATCATTGAAGCAGCGATTGACGTCTTCGGCAATGGCAATTTCCATGAAGCCAGTATTACTGAGATCGCCCGGAAGGCAAACATATCCGAAGGGACGATATATTTCTACTTCAAGAACAAGGAAGACCTTTTCTTTGCAATTCCGGCACAAAAGATAGAAGAATTCTGTGAGGAGCTTGAGTTCCAACTTGAAGGCATTCAAGATGCTTTCAATAAACTCAAAAAATATACCTGGTTCTATCTCTTTCATTTCAAAACAAATCCGGCTTACGCCCGAAGCTTGATGCTTGAGATGCATGTAAACAAGAATTTCTACAACTCAAAAACCTCTGTCCAATCGAAAAGAGCCACCGACAAAGCTCTCGAAATCATTCGGCAGGGTCAGGAGGAAGGCCTCTTTAGAAAAGACATAGATGAAGAAGTCATCCAGGCACTGTTGCTGGGCATGCTGGAATATAGGGTCACCAAATGGGTGCTCAAGGACCAAGCGTATGATCTCCTGGAAAATTATGGTGACATATGTGAAGTGATCTTTAATGGAATCAAGTCATCTGAGAATATATAA
- a CDS encoding YbhB/YbcL family Raf kinase inhibitor-like protein — MKGRASWIVLGGMVLLCLGFYGHALSAPKGGITMKIFCSAFKEGQKIPSKYTCDGQDVSPPLEWESVPDRTESFSLICDDPDAPGGIWVHWVIYDIPSDMKKLEENVRPERELESGIRQGKNDWSRIGYGGPCPPGGTHRYCFKLYALDAKLNLKPGATKDQLLQAMKGHVLAETQLMGKYSRQR, encoded by the coding sequence ATGAAAGGACGAGCCAGCTGGATTGTGCTTGGAGGAATGGTGTTGCTGTGCCTTGGATTCTATGGTCATGCCTTATCCGCGCCGAAAGGAGGAATAACGATGAAAATATTCTGTTCCGCGTTCAAAGAAGGTCAGAAAATTCCGTCGAAGTACACCTGCGATGGACAGGACGTTTCCCCGCCACTGGAGTGGGAATCTGTTCCGGACAGAACGGAAAGTTTTTCCCTGATCTGTGATGACCCGGACGCGCCCGGTGGAATATGGGTTCACTGGGTAATTTATGATATTCCGTCAGACATGAAGAAGCTTGAGGAGAATGTCCGACCGGAGCGGGAACTCGAAAGTGGCATCCGGCAGGGAAAGAATGACTGGTCGAGAATCGGTTATGGTGGGCCCTGCCCGCCTGGCGGGACCCACCGGTATTGTTTCAAACTGTATGCGCTGGACGCGAAATTGAATCTGAAACCGGGAGCGACCAAGGATCAATTGCTGCAGGCAATGAAGGGGCATGTCCTTGCTGAGACGCAGCTCATGGGGAAATATTCGCGGCAGAGATAA
- the speD gene encoding adenosylmethionine decarboxylase, translated as MVAAHIFIDRKGLAMKPTGNQILAEFFDCSFNILNDSEALEKILAEGIDACHLGLVGMTSHCYDPIGVTSIAVIRESHVAIHTYPEARHASVDVFTCSRGSHKSMDLLHYLEEKLMPATTRIVEVSRGNPLEVARTNWITDDNSSAGFDVRYRIDAELYSGSSRYQDIKVIENQDFGRMLFLDNDLQIAERDAHLYNEAMVNPLREKQNALSSVAILGGGDGGVLYEVLKLNPGSVSVIDIDEEVIEVAKTYLRSICYSAFEDKRTNVVIADVFEYLDGSHSFEAMIYDLTMHPESFIVMDREAYLDQLFAKMKADLKSQGCLSLQCASEYDYRTIELVENLLRRHFSSVKLTKKFIPSYGSMWMFASCIKI; from the coding sequence ATGGTTGCAGCCCATATCTTTATAGATCGAAAGGGGCTGGCCATGAAACCCACGGGAAACCAAATCCTTGCAGAATTTTTTGATTGTTCTTTCAATATATTGAATGATTCCGAAGCACTGGAAAAAATCCTCGCGGAAGGGATCGATGCCTGTCATCTCGGGCTGGTTGGCATGACCAGCCACTGTTACGATCCCATCGGGGTAACCTCTATCGCCGTCATTCGTGAATCCCACGTAGCGATCCATACCTATCCGGAAGCCCGTCACGCCTCCGTGGATGTCTTTACCTGTTCCCGGGGCAGCCATAAATCCATGGACCTGCTGCATTATCTCGAAGAGAAGCTGATGCCGGCAACCACGCGGATCGTTGAGGTATCCCGGGGAAATCCGCTTGAAGTAGCCAGGACCAATTGGATTACCGATGACAACAGTTCGGCTGGTTTCGACGTCCGGTACCGCATTGATGCGGAGCTTTATTCCGGGAGTTCGAGGTATCAGGATATCAAGGTCATCGAGAATCAGGACTTCGGCCGGATGCTCTTTCTCGATAATGATCTGCAGATTGCCGAACGGGATGCCCATCTCTATAATGAGGCCATGGTGAATCCTCTTCGGGAAAAGCAAAACGCTCTTTCATCGGTGGCGATTCTGGGTGGCGGGGATGGCGGCGTCCTTTATGAAGTCTTGAAATTGAATCCCGGCAGCGTTTCGGTCATTGATATCGATGAAGAGGTCATCGAAGTAGCGAAAACCTACCTCCGAAGTATCTGCTATTCCGCCTTTGAAGACAAAAGAACGAATGTCGTCATTGCCGATGTTTTTGAATACCTCGATGGAAGCCACTCTTTCGAGGCGATGATCTATGATCTGACCATGCATCCGGAGTCCTTTATCGTCATGGATCGAGAGGCTTACCTGGACCAGCTCTTTGCGAAGATGAAGGCGGATCTGAAAAGCCAGGGATGCCTTTCTCTCCAGTGCGCTTCCGAATATGATTACCGTACGATCGAACTGGTGGAGAATCTTTTAAGGCGGCATTTTTCTTCCGTGAAACTGACGAAGAAGTTTATCCCCTCTTATGGCAGCATGTGGATGTTTGCCTCCTGCATCAAGATCTGA